Proteins from a genomic interval of Oncorhynchus kisutch isolate 150728-3 linkage group LG28, Okis_V2, whole genome shotgun sequence:
- the cenatac gene encoding centrosomal AT-AC splicing factor isoform X2: protein MGAFYCAICRQTSFSGKAHIFGKSHQSKLKVVLVKFLEKVKEARRTIKNPQVERFDCTQHKRKCWCYCCGLEVERDVTDGDITVLFGGLLEHMARPDHRKCTHTFWWENKADPKLRDKFIITENEMERFKTEVAKALGSFEDKEDGLIKQQATHIRAQEQHRQEVLQSLIEPKAELELSNTEGPCNSVDEASSSHFRAPGSDEQARSGRVDQMVARQWAGPGQGLTFIGYQDSSNSGNVHTGAIPPWLQEDPNEGRSGTMEQAIGPSLQDFLKQKEQEKLKKLPPNRVGANFDHSSQTDANWLPSFGRVWNSGRRWQSRHQFREEEGQTNRQKRKRDQGAEGTKKPNRLNSDYSMHCT from the exons ATGGGTGCATTTTACTGTGCGATATGTAGGCAAACATCTTTCTCCGGAAAAGCACACATCTTCGGGAAAAGTCACCAGAGCAAACTCAAAGTGGTCCTTGTTAAATTCCTTGAGAAG GTGAAAGAGGCGCGTCGAACGATAAAAAATCCCCAGGTGGAGAGGTTCGATTGCACTCAGCACAAACGCAAATGTTGGTGTTACTGCTGCGGCCTCGAGGTGGAGAGAGACGTCACTGATGGCGACATCACTGTGTTGTTCGGGGGCTTGTTGGAACACATGGCCAG GCCTGACCACAGGAAGTGCACCCACACATTCTGGTGGGAGAACAAAGCTGATCCCAAACTGAGGGACAAGTTTATAATCACAGAAAATGAAATGGAGAG ATTTAAAACGGAGGTGGCAAAAGCTTTAGGCTCATTTGAGGATAAGGAGGATGGGCTTATAAAGCAG CAAGCCACTCATATCCGAGCTCAGGAACAGCATCGCCAGGAGGTCCTTCAGTCTCTCATAGAG CCTAAGGCAGAGCTGGAGCTATCGAACACAGAGGGCCCTTGCAACTCAGTGGACGAGGCTTCCAG CTCTCACTTCAGGGCCCCTGGATCCGATGAGCAGGCCAGGTCTGGTCGGGTCGACCAAATGGTGGCCAGGCAGTGGGCAGGCCCTGGACAGGGCCTGACCTTCATTGGCTACCAG GATTCTTCCAACAGTGGAAATGTTCACACAG GAGCCATCCCTCCATGGTTACAGGAGGACCCCAATGAGGGCAGGTCTGGGACAATGGAGCAGGCGATCGGCCCATCACTCCAGGACTTCCTCAAACAGA aggagcaggagaagcTGAAGAAACTCCCCCCTAACCGGGTGGGGGCCAACTTTGACCATAGCTCCCAGACAGATGCCAACTGGCTGCCCTCTTTCGGCCGGGTGTGGAACAGCGGACGCCGCTGGCAATCCAG GCACCagttcagagaggaagagggacagaccaacagacaaaagagaaagagggatCAGGGTGCTGAGGGAACAAAGAAACCAAACCGCCTGAACAGTGACTATAGTATGCATTGTACATAG
- the cenatac gene encoding centrosomal AT-AC splicing factor isoform X1, with product MGAFYCAICRQTSFSGKAHIFGKSHQSKLKVVLVKFLEKVKEARRTIKNPQVERFDCTQHKRKCWCYCCGLEVERDVTDGDITVLFGGLLEHMARPDHRKCTHTFWWENKADPKLRDKFIITENEMERFKTEVAKALGSFEDKEDGLIKQQATHIRAQEQHRQEVLQSLIEPKAELELSNTEGPCNSVDEASSSSHFRAPGSDEQARSGRVDQMVARQWAGPGQGLTFIGYQDSSNSGNVHTGAIPPWLQEDPNEGRSGTMEQAIGPSLQDFLKQKEQEKLKKLPPNRVGANFDHSSQTDANWLPSFGRVWNSGRRWQSRHQFREEEGQTNRQKRKRDQGAEGTKKPNRLNSDYSMHCT from the exons ATGGGTGCATTTTACTGTGCGATATGTAGGCAAACATCTTTCTCCGGAAAAGCACACATCTTCGGGAAAAGTCACCAGAGCAAACTCAAAGTGGTCCTTGTTAAATTCCTTGAGAAG GTGAAAGAGGCGCGTCGAACGATAAAAAATCCCCAGGTGGAGAGGTTCGATTGCACTCAGCACAAACGCAAATGTTGGTGTTACTGCTGCGGCCTCGAGGTGGAGAGAGACGTCACTGATGGCGACATCACTGTGTTGTTCGGGGGCTTGTTGGAACACATGGCCAG GCCTGACCACAGGAAGTGCACCCACACATTCTGGTGGGAGAACAAAGCTGATCCCAAACTGAGGGACAAGTTTATAATCACAGAAAATGAAATGGAGAG ATTTAAAACGGAGGTGGCAAAAGCTTTAGGCTCATTTGAGGATAAGGAGGATGGGCTTATAAAGCAG CAAGCCACTCATATCCGAGCTCAGGAACAGCATCGCCAGGAGGTCCTTCAGTCTCTCATAGAG CCTAAGGCAGAGCTGGAGCTATCGAACACAGAGGGCCCTTGCAACTCAGTGGACGAGGCTTCCAG TAGCTCTCACTTCAGGGCCCCTGGATCCGATGAGCAGGCCAGGTCTGGTCGGGTCGACCAAATGGTGGCCAGGCAGTGGGCAGGCCCTGGACAGGGCCTGACCTTCATTGGCTACCAG GATTCTTCCAACAGTGGAAATGTTCACACAG GAGCCATCCCTCCATGGTTACAGGAGGACCCCAATGAGGGCAGGTCTGGGACAATGGAGCAGGCGATCGGCCCATCACTCCAGGACTTCCTCAAACAGA aggagcaggagaagcTGAAGAAACTCCCCCCTAACCGGGTGGGGGCCAACTTTGACCATAGCTCCCAGACAGATGCCAACTGGCTGCCCTCTTTCGGCCGGGTGTGGAACAGCGGACGCCGCTGGCAATCCAG GCACCagttcagagaggaagagggacagaccaacagacaaaagagaaagagggatCAGGGTGCTGAGGGAACAAAGAAACCAAACCGCCTGAACAGTGACTATAGTATGCATTGTACATAG